A section of the Pseudorasbora parva isolate DD20220531a chromosome 2, ASM2467924v1, whole genome shotgun sequence genome encodes:
- the LOC137091016 gene encoding transmembrane protein 184B-like isoform X2, protein MAVLWRRGVSLLNGSLVGMAPGPGVVTVAPEGHNRSTPVVAVETPIFLMTAAAQTISGIFTWTALLLTCQQIYMHLSNYNTPNEQRHIVRILFIVPIYAFDSWLSLLFFTNEEYYVYFDTVRDCYEAFVIYNFLSLCYEYLGGESAIMAEIRGKPIQSSCVYGTCCLWGRTYSIGFLRFCKQATLQFCVVKPLMAMITVILQAFGKYRDGDFNAASGYLYVTIIYNVSVSLSLYALFLFYFATRDLLEPYGPMLKFLMVKSVIFLSFWQGMLLAILEKCGAIPRINSPEVSVGEGTVAAGYQNFIICIEMFFAALALRHAFTYKVYLDKRLDIQGRCAPMSISSSLKETMNPGDMLQDAIHNFSPAYQQYTQQSRAEPLSRSNSSNEKTLLLSSDDEF, encoded by the exons ATGGCTGTGCTGTGGAGGAGGGGCGTGTCTCTATTGAACGGCTCCTTGGTTGGCATGGCGCCGGGGCCCGGGGTCGTTACGGTGGCCCCTGAGGGTCACAATCGGTCGACTCCAGTGGTCGCCGTGGAGACGCCCATCTTCCTCATGACCGCGGCCGCTCAGACCATCTCTGGGATCTTCACCTGGACGGCACTGCTGCTCACCTGCCAacag atctacATGCACCTGAGTAACTATAACACCCCTAACGAGCAGCGGCACATCGTGCGCATCCTCTTCATCGTGCCCATCTACGCCTTCGACTCGTGGCTCAGTCTGCTCTTCTTCACCAACGAGGAGTACTACGTGTACTTCGACACCGTCCGCGACTGCTACGAAG cGTTCGTGATCTATAACTTCTTGAGTTTGTGTTATGAGTATCTGGGCGGCGAGAGCGCCATCATGGCCGAGATCAGAGGGAAACCCATCCA gtCCAGTTGTGTTTACGGCACTTGTTGTCTGTGGGGCAGAACTTACTCCATTGGCTTCCTGCGCTTCTGCAAacag gcGACGCTGCAGTTCTGTGTGGTGAAGCCGCTGATGGCCATGATCACCGTGATCCTTCAGGCCTTCGGGAAATACAGAGACGGAGACTTCAA CGCGGCCAGCGGTTATTTATACGTGACGATCATCTACAATGTGTCGGTCAGTCTCTCTCTCTACGCTCTCTTCCTCTTCTACTTCGCCACTCGAGATCTGTTGGAGCCGTACGGCCCCATGCTAAAGTTCCTCATGGTCAAATCCGTCATCTTCCTCTCCTTCTGGCAGG gGATGCTGTTGGCGATTCTGGAGAAGTGCGGAGCGATTCCTCGCATCAACTCTCCTGAGGTCAGTGTGGGGGAGGGGACAGTTGCCGCCGGTTACCAGAACTTCATCATCTGCATCGAGATGTTTTTCGCCGCTCTGGCGCTCAGACACGCGTTCACATACAAGGTCTACCTGGACAAGAGACTCGACATACAGG GTCGCTGTGCTCCCATGAGCATCTCCAGCAGTCTGAAGGAGACGATGAACCCGGGAGACATGCTCCAGGACGCCATCCATAACTTCTCCCCGGCGTATCAGCAGTACACACAGCAGAGCCGAGCCGAGCCGCTGAGCCGCTCCAACAGCAGTAATGAGAAAACCCTCCTGCTCAGCTCCGACGACGAGTTCtga
- the LOC137048391 gene encoding GTPase IMAP family member 8-like produces MGEINAGLNLVLLGKTGAGKSAAGNTILGKQAFKSRKSPKSITQDVSMESNTVCGYPVTVYDTPGYFDTGLTEDEIQLKYKGLFQKCESGPCVFLLVIKTDRFTEEERKTVEKIEKLLGQNRLNKTWILFTGGDQLEEENMTIKEFINETEPLKRLVQKYEQRYHVFNNKKKGHIGQVQRLILKFLACFKTMGARLNHLTRKLPNKAEQATSVSSLQLRRIVLLGKTGVGKSAAGNTILGQKKFRSEMSSSSVTCKCSLKQATVSGRSVSVVDTPGFFDTKMDPEELAMEIARSVYISSPGPHAFLIVFPLGRFTEHEQQIPQIIEMMFGQEVLKYSIILFTHGDQLRRESVEEIIERNQSLRNLVQECGGRFHVFNNKKRNKRKQVDDLLQKIDSMIEQNGGGHYSNQMFEDAQRFRREEEEQRLREEEERKQKDEEERKQREEEERKQQEEEKRQEIERVKKETEERLTAEFETQLKLERERFQAPIKSENNETKKQEEQQQQDNTDGAKTDEKPSENDKPQPKPEPETSSWFKQFWHKYHKHFLVAAGFVIGAAIGGAVIGGVVLGGAVLGAAVIGGTVIGGAVAGGVIGAFLGTFAGRAGNDGVNADAFADDAVNDAVAGGGVC; encoded by the exons ATGGGagaaataaatgcaggcttgaatTTGGTCCTACTGGGAAAAACAGGAGCTGGGAAAAGTGCTGCAGGGAACACAATACTGGGTAAACAAGCTTTCAAATCAAGGAAAAGCCCCAAATCTATCACACAAGATGTCTCTATGGAATCTAATACTGTCTGTGGATACCCAGTCACTGTTTATGACACACCCGGATACTTTGACACAGGTCTGACCGAGGATGAGATTCAGTTAAAATATAAGGGCCTTTTTCAGAAATGTGAATCTGGTCCCTGCGTGTTTCTGCTGGTCATCAAAACTGACAGATTCACTGAAGAAGAGAGAAAAACTGTGGAGAAGATTGAGAAGCTCTTGGGTCAAAACCGTTTGAATAAAACCTGGATTCTCTTCACTGGAGGAGATCAGCTGGAGGAAGAAAACATGACAATAAAAGAGTTCATCAATGAGACTGAACCACTGAAGAGACTCGTTCAGAAATATGAGCAGAGATACCACGTGTTCAACAACAAGAAGAAAGGACACATTGGACAAGTTCAAAGGTTGATTCTAAAATTCCTGGCATGCTTTAAGACAATGG GAGCCAGACTGAATCACCTGACAAGAAAATTACCAAATAAAGCAGAACAAGCCACTTCTGTCTCCAGTCTCCAACTCAGACGGATTGTTCTTCTGGGTAAAACTGGTGTTGGGAAGAGTGCAGCTGGAAACACAATCCTGGGACAGAAAAAGTTCAGATCTGAGATGAGTTCGAGCTCAGTAACCTGTAAATGTTCATTAAAACAAGCCACTGTTTCAGGCAGATCTGTGTCTGTAGTTGATACTCCTGGATTCTTTGACACAAAGATGGACCCTGAAGAGTTAGCGATGGAGATAGCCAGAAGTGTTTATATATCCAGTCCTGGACCGCACGCTTTTCTCATTGTGTTTCCTCTGGGCAGATTCACTGAGCATGAGCAGCAGATTCCTCAGATCATTGAGATGATGTTTGGTCAGGAGGTGTTAAAATACTCCATCATTCTCTTCACTCATGGAGATCAGCTGAGACGAGAGTCTGTAGAGGAAATCATTGAGAGAAATCAATCATTGAGAAATCTAGTTCAGGAGTGTGGAGGCAGATTTCACGTCTTCAACAATAAAAAGAGAAACAAGAGGAAGCAGGTGGATGATCTACTGCAGAAGATTGACTCAATGATAGAGCAGAATGGAGGAGGACACTACAGTAATCAGATGTTTGAAGATGCTCAGAGATTCAGACGAGAGGAAGAGGAGCAGAGACTGAGAGAGGAAGAGGAGAGAAAACAGAAAGATGAAGAGGAGAGAAAGCAAAGAGAGGAAGAGGAGAGAAAACAACAGGAGGAGGAAAAAAGACAAGAGATTGAGCGAGTGAAAAAGGAGACAGAGGAGAGACTCACAGCAGAGTTTGAAACTCAACTGAAGTTAGAAAGAGAAAGATTTCAAGCACCGATAAAGAGTGAGAACaatgagacaaaaaaacaaGAGGAGCAACAACAACAAGACAACACTGACGGTGCCAAAACAGATGAGAAACCCAGTGAAAATGATAAACCTCAACCGAAGCCAGAACCAGAAACAAGCAGCTGGTTTAAGCAATTTTGGCACAAATATCATAAACATTTTCTTGTGGCAGCTGGTTTTGTTATTGGTGCAGCTATCGGCGGTGCAGTTATCGGTGGTGTAGTTCTCGGTGGTGCAGTTCTCGGTGCTGCAGTTATCGGTGGTACAGTTATTGGGGGTGCAGTTGCTGGTGGTGTAATTGGTGCATTTTTGGGTACATTTGCTGGTCGTGCAGGTAATGATGGAGTTAATGCTGATGCATTTgctgatgatgcagttaatgatgcAGTTGCTGGTGGGGGTGTTTGCTGA
- the LOC137091016 gene encoding transmembrane protein 184B-like isoform X1, whose amino-acid sequence MAVLWRRGVSLLNGSLVGMAPGPGVVTVAPEGHNRSTPVVAVETPIFLMTAAAQTISGIFTWTALLLTCQQIYMHLSNYNTPNEQRHIVRILFIVPIYAFDSWLSLLFFTNEEYYVYFDTVRDCYEAFVIYNFLSLCYEYLGGESAIMAEIRGKPIQSSCVYGTCCLWGRTYSIGFLRFCKQATLQFCVVKPLMAMITVILQAFGKYRDGDFNAASGYLYVTIIYNVSVSLSLYALFLFYFATRDLLEPYGPMLKFLMVKSVIFLSFWQGMLLAILEKCGAIPRINSPEVSVGEGTVAAGYQNFIICIEMFFAALALRHAFTYKVYLDKRLDIQGCVPVYGQYGRCAPMSISSSLKETMNPGDMLQDAIHNFSPAYQQYTQQSRAEPLSRSNSSNEKTLLLSSDDEF is encoded by the exons ATGGCTGTGCTGTGGAGGAGGGGCGTGTCTCTATTGAACGGCTCCTTGGTTGGCATGGCGCCGGGGCCCGGGGTCGTTACGGTGGCCCCTGAGGGTCACAATCGGTCGACTCCAGTGGTCGCCGTGGAGACGCCCATCTTCCTCATGACCGCGGCCGCTCAGACCATCTCTGGGATCTTCACCTGGACGGCACTGCTGCTCACCTGCCAacag atctacATGCACCTGAGTAACTATAACACCCCTAACGAGCAGCGGCACATCGTGCGCATCCTCTTCATCGTGCCCATCTACGCCTTCGACTCGTGGCTCAGTCTGCTCTTCTTCACCAACGAGGAGTACTACGTGTACTTCGACACCGTCCGCGACTGCTACGAAG cGTTCGTGATCTATAACTTCTTGAGTTTGTGTTATGAGTATCTGGGCGGCGAGAGCGCCATCATGGCCGAGATCAGAGGGAAACCCATCCA gtCCAGTTGTGTTTACGGCACTTGTTGTCTGTGGGGCAGAACTTACTCCATTGGCTTCCTGCGCTTCTGCAAacag gcGACGCTGCAGTTCTGTGTGGTGAAGCCGCTGATGGCCATGATCACCGTGATCCTTCAGGCCTTCGGGAAATACAGAGACGGAGACTTCAA CGCGGCCAGCGGTTATTTATACGTGACGATCATCTACAATGTGTCGGTCAGTCTCTCTCTCTACGCTCTCTTCCTCTTCTACTTCGCCACTCGAGATCTGTTGGAGCCGTACGGCCCCATGCTAAAGTTCCTCATGGTCAAATCCGTCATCTTCCTCTCCTTCTGGCAGG gGATGCTGTTGGCGATTCTGGAGAAGTGCGGAGCGATTCCTCGCATCAACTCTCCTGAGGTCAGTGTGGGGGAGGGGACAGTTGCCGCCGGTTACCAGAACTTCATCATCTGCATCGAGATGTTTTTCGCCGCTCTGGCGCTCAGACACGCGTTCACATACAAGGTCTACCTGGACAAGAGACTCGACATACAGG gtTGTGTTCCTGTCTATGGCCAGTATG GTCGCTGTGCTCCCATGAGCATCTCCAGCAGTCTGAAGGAGACGATGAACCCGGGAGACATGCTCCAGGACGCCATCCATAACTTCTCCCCGGCGTATCAGCAGTACACACAGCAGAGCCGAGCCGAGCCGCTGAGCCGCTCCAACAGCAGTAATGAGAAAACCCTCCTGCTCAGCTCCGACGACGAGTTCtga
- the LOC137091082 gene encoding GTPase IMAP family member 9-like has product MSSSSPTTEARGRRGSFGIHPPNMSLRRMVLVGKTGAGKSSSGNTILGRKVFRAAKSGSSVTKECWKKYAEVAEREITLVDTPGLFDTDVTEEYLKQEISKCINMTAPGPHAIILVIKVGPFTEEEKMSVEKIRAIFGQEADKHTIVLFTHGDELTGTIEEYVSEAGEDLREILSLCGGRFHIFNNKDMEDRNQVVELLEKVDDMVAANGGEYYTSDSYQDVELMLKTKEEELRREYEKKLQEKERNLESRFAEEKRKLQEKIKTLTASDQEKEKTIKELERLNQRNMNKLTEYKRYYEAKLSEARLEAQLTHINERKMMEIFTKLQSLQL; this is encoded by the exons ATGTCGTCCTCAAGCCCCACAACAGAGGCCAGAG GCAGAAGGGGGAGTTTTGGAATCCATCCTCCAAATA TGTCCTTGAGAAGGATGGTGCTTGTAGGAAAGACTGGAGCAGGTAAAAGCTCTTCTGGAAACACCATCCTGGGAAGAAAAGTCTTCAGAGCTGCTAAAAGTGGTTCATCTGTGACTAAAGAGTGCTGGAAGAAGTATGCAGAAGTGGCTGAGAGAGAAATTACTCTGGTAGATACTCCAGGTCTGTTTGACACAGATGTTACAGAGGAGTATCTGAAACAGGAGATCAGTAAGTGTATAAACATGACGGCCCCTGGACCTCACGCCATCATCCTGGTCATTAAAGTGGGTCCGTTCACTGAAGAAGAGAAGATGTCTGTGGAGAAGATCAGAGCTATATTCGGACAAGAAGcagataaacacacaatcgTCCTCTTCACTCACGGTGATGAACTGACCGGCACTATTGAAGAATACGTCAGTGAAGCTGGTGAGGATCTTAGAGAAATCCTGAGTCTCTGTGGAGGAAGATTTCACATCTTCAACAATAAAGACATGGAGGATCGTAATCAAGTTGTGGAGCTTCTGGAGAAAGTGGATGACATGGTCGCTGCTAATGGAGGTGAATATTACACCAGTGACTCTTACCAGGATGTGGAGCTCATGCTGAAGACCAAAGAAGAGGAACTAAGACGAGAATATGAGAAGAAACTacaagagaaagaaagaaatctgGAGTCAAGATTTGCTGAAGAAAAGAGGAAACTACAGGAGAAAATAAAGACTCTAACAGCATCTGATCAGGAGAAAGAAAAGACGATCAAAGAGCTGGAACGACTGAACCAGAGGAACATGAACAAATTGACCGAGTACAAGCGATATTATGAAGCAAAGCTCAGCGAGGCCAGACTAGAAGCACAACTCACTCATATTAATGAGAGAAAAATGATGGAGATCTTTACTAAGTTACAAAGTCTACAACTCTAA